Below is a genomic region from Thunnus thynnus chromosome 22, fThuThy2.1, whole genome shotgun sequence.
TTTTTATCAACCACAACAGTGTGTAGAAGTTTgaaaacttttttaaataaagtaaaataaaatctcTTACCTTGGTGTGCGTTAGAAATCTGTTCTTTCGTAGCTCTCATGGTGGCGTTCAAGTGGAATCTTATTCTTTTGTGGCGATTTGCTAAATTTTAAGGTCTAGAGTCAGTCGCTGCATTTCAAGAACCAATCACATTAATGCGTCTACGATGACTCACCCAGCAGCGCTCTGCAGTTGGCCAGTTTAGTCGATGTTAGGGTGGTCTGCACTCAAACTCCCGCCTGCTGCGACTTGTGCTCCGGACTGTGGGAGAGGAGCAGTCTGGTTATAAAGCACAGCTCTGACATGACGGGACATGTTCCTGcactgtcttcctgtctttggGCAGCACCCAAAGggttaaaaatgaaacagaggaaGGTAAAAATCATCTTTTAGTTTGATAAATCTGGTCATACTGATGATTTTGAAGATTTAGTTTAAACTtaagttgtttatttttggtTCTTTGGTGAAGAAAGAGACTTAAAGACTTAAAGCCTTTTTAGTATTTTGAGTTTTAGAACTGGTGCGCTCGTGTTTTCCTGAGACTGATGTCAGACCAGTGCTTCACTTTTGAATCATCACTTGTGTACTCACAGCTCTGTTGctccacaaacacactaatAATAGCTGTCGGATTTCTACCTGTGCTTCCTCTCAGTATTCGGAGCTTCTCAACAAACTGTACTGCCAGCTGGCGAAGACCAGCCCTGTTGAAGTGCTGGTGAGCAAGGAGCCTCCTCAGGGTGCTATACTCAGGGCCACGGCGGTTTACAAGAAGACCGAGCACGTGGCCGACGTGGTCCGCAGATGTCCCCACCACCAGAATGAAGACAGTAAGAAAGTTTCATTGAAGAGTGACTTTGTATGTAAGGTGGTTATTAGAAGAATCTGTCAGCATAGcatggtttttatttttcttacccATGTAGGCGCGGAGCATCGCAGCCATCTGATCAGAGTGGAGGGCAGCCAGAGAGCTCTGTATTTCGAAGATCTGCACACAAAGAGGCAGAGTGTGACCGTCCCGTACGAGCCTCCGCAGGTACACCAGTCACACGTGATCTGTCTGAAGGCGAATGTTTCTACTCACAGTTCTACTTTTTACAGCGCTGTTATTTTTTACCTGTCATTCACATGTCCTGTGATGTCAGATCTTACAAGATTTTCTATGTAAGTATTTGAACCAACCACATCATGTTTTAGCTTGAAAAAATCATAACGTGACCACAAACTGCACATCTACTACAGCAATTCTGAAATCCTTAAATAACGTCCCCCAAATTAAGATGTGGCCTTAAAGCAGCTGCATACTGGACGTCCAGAAGAGTCAATTAGGAgacaaagaatttaaaaaaaaaacaaccaaaaaagtcatgcttaaaaaacatttgtcaaCATGACACAATTTAGCAAGAGGTGGTCAGACTGTTTCTCCACATATGAACTTCAGCCTGCAATAATTAAAAGAATTgcgcttttcctttttttcagttgGGCTCCGAGATGACAACCATCCTGTTGAGCTTCATGTGCAACAGCTCATGCATGGGAGGAATGAACCGCAGACCCATCCTCACCATCCTGACCCTCGAGACTCCAGAGTACgtcctgttttttctttttaattgatGTGACGGGGGGGTGGTGGAGagttgttggattttttttaggtatagagaagaggtggaggtggggggaTGTGGAGTAACTGGATATCTTGGTTaacgttttttttaaaaatggttttgggTTTATTTCTTTAAGGATGCTCCACATAAGTCTTACAGTTTGTATTTGCCTTGGAAAGCTCTGAGACCTTTACTAATATTCATCTACTTTCTAGGGGACTGGTTTTGGGGCGGAGGTGTTTTGAGGTGCGTGTCTGCGCTTGTCCAGGCAGAGACCGCAAAACTGAGGAGGAGAACAGCACCAAGACGCAGAACGGcaccaaacaaaccaaaaagcGAAGTAGGTTTTTGCTGCGATTTTAGTagctttaattttctgtccCTGCTCGCTGATCCCAGTTAACCTCCTTTTCGTCCCTGCAGAGAGCGCTCCTGCTTCTGACACCACTTCTGTGAAGAAGTCCAAACCTGCCTCCAGTGCAGAGGAGGACGACAAGGAGGTGTTTGTTCTATATgtaagtaaaca
It encodes:
- the tp53 gene encoding cellular tumor antigen p53, which translates into the protein MMEEQSVDNLSLSQNLPLSQDSFQQLWESVCAPSLSTIPAVTPTIFTALTVNDAPHEGWKTDDIMLMDDQVLHEGFDEKLFELAPEVSTKDGVTPPASTVPVTTDYPGEFGFQLRFQKSGTAKSVTSTYSELLNKLYCQLAKTSPVEVLVSKEPPQGAILRATAVYKKTEHVADVVRRCPHHQNEDSAEHRSHLIRVEGSQRALYFEDLHTKRQSVTVPYEPPQLGSEMTTILLSFMCNSSCMGGMNRRPILTILTLETPEGLVLGRRCFEVRVCACPGRDRKTEEENSTKTQNGTKQTKKRKSAPASDTTSVKKSKPASSAEEDDKEVFVLYVRGRERYEFLKRINDGQDLLEKENKTKSSASVKQEVPLPSSGKRLLQRGERSDSD